The DNA window GAGAATTCCTTCAGAGCTTTCCCAGCAGTGACTGGAGTGAGCCACGCTGGGAAGGGACAGTGACACCAGCTCAGAGTAACCCCTCACCTGGAGGACTCAGCAATCTTTAAGGAAAACCATTTAACATCTTTCATGGAAGTCTatagatgaaaaaaacccagagctATTGATGTAGCACGTGGAATCAACTGGACAAGCACTAATGCAATGGAATCATGGTGATCTTGTACACAAACAACGATTTACCAAAATAAGATTTACCTAGGGGGCTTTAAAATCGAGTTATTTTGGTACCAAAAAAAGTCTTTCATTTAATTCCCCTTTGCCCCTATGATTCAGATGATCTTTCACTCTACAGTTACGGACTTGGCCAGATTTCTTGGAAAATCAAcctgcagagagggaggagaaagaaCAGGCTGGTGAGTATGCACACacttgctttgtttgtttgtgtagAACTCTGTGACCTGTGGAACGtctgctctgcctcccagcTGAAACCAATCCAACACATTCTCACCCTCATTTTCTGCCACTcagtgcaggaaaagaaagccCACAGCCCTGATTGTTAGAGCTCcaggccagagctgggcagagcttcagcccaggctgctccagggcccAGAGGTCACTGACAGCAGGCAGGGGCCAGTGTCTGCATTCAGACCAAAGAGCGACCCCCAAACTgccaaacacacctgggggacactgggggacactgggggacaccaAAGCTGCAGTCTGGCCTCTGAGCTCCTCCCAAGAGCAGAGGGCTCGTGGCCAGCatggccctgcagccctgcagaggctgcagcaagGTGTGCAGtgtctctgtcccttcccttccctccagctccctggcagccctgcagagcctgcctgcTCCCACCACTCACCCCCGggcctcctccagccctgcactggcCACAGCTGGCCACAGCTGgccctgggccctgcagcagctcaagcagtggcacagagaagcccccagccctgcagcagccctgcagcagccccagccctgcagcagccccctgcagccccctgcagccccctgcagccccggcaggcagggagggtgcTGTACTCACATCGTAGCCCCGGAGCACGGCCAGGTGGaaggccagcagctgcagggggatgACGCTCAGGATGCCCTGCAGGCAATCCACCGAGTGGGGCACTTTGATTGTCCTTTTGTTGTTCTTGATGGTCTCGATGTCCTCCTTGTCACAAATCACCACGGGCCGGCCCTGCAacacagggcaggggctggggaagcaCATCTGGGGGGCTCCTCCCTGCCAGTGGCAAATCTATTGCTTAACCTAGAGCCAAGCAGCTCCAGTGCCCTGGGGGTATTTAAGGGTTAAACAGACCAGGCCAGGCTTCTGCCCTTGCTGCAAGGACTGCTGTGAGATGCCCAAAGTATTCCCTGAGCTCACAGGTGGGCAGTGACACCCAGGTGAGCAGAATGGGTGGCTGTGAGTGACTTTCTATCAGAagcagcccctctggagccctgcagacacccaggtGAGCAGTTCCTGTCAGAagcagcccctctggagccctgcagacacccaggtGAGCAGTTCCTGTCAGAAGCAGcccctctggagctctgcagacacccaggTGAGCAGTTCCTGTCAGAagcagcccctctggagccctgcagccccccagccctcaccTGCCGTGCAATGACCTGCTGCAGAGCATTCTGGCACTTGGCATAGGTGTGGTCTCTCATGATGATCATGATCACAGGCATCAGCTTGTCCACCAGGGCCAGGGGGCCGTGCTTCAGCTCCCCAGCCAGGATCCCCTCCGAGTGCATGTAGGtgatttctttgattttctgcAGGGGGGAGAGAATTCATTACACTTTGAGCAACCTCGTCGTGGTTTTTAACCAGCTCTGTGAGTTCTTTAAACACAGGACCTTCCCAAGGCTGCACCCCCAGCTGCACCTGGAGCCAGGTGTGGTTGCAGAGCTCTGAGATGTGGCTGTGTGAGCCACCAAGCACAGAATCTTACCAAGGCTCCCTCCAGACACGTGGCGTAGTGGTAGCCACGTCCCATGATGAGCACAGACTTCTGGTGGTACAGCTCTGTGGCCAGCTTCTGGATCTCATCATCCATGCTCAGCACCTCTTTAATCAGGTCTGGAGGGgaggcaaagcccagcctgAGTGTGCTTGCACCCcactcagccccacagccagcagggaccTGTAAAACCCCGGGCTCAGAGCTGGACTGGCCCAGCTTGGTggcctgggggcacctgagggAACGTGGCCACAAGGAACTGAgacagctctgccaccctccctgCAAGGCCCAGCCCTAagctctgtccctccctgcagatCTGctgggctccccctgcccagatccagcccagctgggctccccctgccctgcccagcccagctgggctccccctgcccagacccagcccagctgagctccccctgcccagacccagcccagctgagctccccctgcccaggcccagcccagctgggctccccctgccccagacccagcccagctgggctccccctgcccaggctcagcccagctgggctccccctgcccagcccagcccagctgagctccccctgcccagatccagcccagctgggctccccctgcccagatccagcccagctgggctccccctgcccagccccagcccagctgggctccccctgcccagacccagcccagctgggctccccctgcccagacccagcccagctgggctccccctgcccaggcccagcccagctgagctccccctgcccagatccagcccagctgagctccccctgcccagcccagcccagctgggctccccctgcccaggcccagcccagctgggctccccctgcccagatccagcccagctgagctccccctgcccagcccagcccagctgggctccccctgcccaggcccagcccagctgggctccccctgcccagatccagcccagctgggctccccctgcccaggcccagcccagctgggctccccctgcccaggcccagcccagctgggctccccctgcccagacccagcccagctgggctccccctgcccagatccagcccagctgggctccccctgcccagcccagcccagctgggctccccctgcccagacccagcccagctgggctccccctgccccaggtccTACCTGGCAGCCCCTTGAGCCCCCTCATGATCTCCTTGCGCCGCTCCTGCATGGAGATCCTGTCGTCACACATCATCAGGGCAAACATCACCAGGGACACGAACTGGCTGGTGTAGGCCTGCAGGGCACACAGGAGGGCACTGCTGCACCTCACACGGGGAACCCCAGCCCAGCTTTTGCTCTCCAAGAGGCAGCTTGGgttcccagccagcagcagaaacaaaccTGGGCTCAGCAGGCAGGTCTCACCAGGCAGgtctcacctgggcaggtctcacctgggcaggtcTCACCTgggctctcctcccagcccagggggtTCAGACACAGCAAACCCAGATTTTACATTGCCcatgccagccctgccttgtGCCCATGGCctgcctggctggctggcagtgacccctgagagcagcaggcactgcctggagctctctggggaagcccagcaccaccaagcccagccagCTGGGATTGTTCTGGCCCACGCTCAGGGAACACAAAGGCAGCTGTGacttcccagctcccttcctcAGGAACAGCCTAAACCTGAGCCTGAACTCCTGCCCTGCCTTTGGGGGTaatccctgcccaggcaggggacaggaggggtcccagcagggcaggaatggtcacagggacacctgggggacacctgggggacacctgggggacacctgggggacacctgggggacaccaaaGCTGCAGTTTGCCCTCTGAGCTCCTCCCAAGACCAAAGGGCTTGtggccagcctggccctgcagtcctgcagaggctggagcaaGGTGTGCAGTGTCTCTATCCCCTCCCAAGCTATGAGCAGACAAAATCCCccgaggctgctctgggatggctctgggggagcccagaacagctctgggatggctctggaggagcccagaacagctctgggatggctctggaggagcccagaacagctctggaggctgggatggctctggaggagcccagaacagctctggaggctctggaggagcccagaacagctctgggatggctctggaggagcccagaacagctctggaggctgggatggctctggaggagcccagaacagctctggaggctctggaggagcccagaacagctctgggatggctctggaggagcccagaacagctctggaggctctggaggagcccagaacagctctgggatggctctggaggagcccagagaagctggattTGTTCTGCCTGCTGGGGAGTGGGAgctctctgctggcacagcacccagcagccaCATCAACGTGCCTGGGCTGTTTAGAATATTCTCCAAAGGAGTTCTGAGCAACCCCAGGGCAGAAACTTCTCAAGTTCTTCTTTCCTCCATGCACAGCTTTGGTGAGTCCCCACAGGGCcagaggaaaaatgagaaatgccatttctctccaggctgaagtgCTGGCCATgtgaaaacagcagcacaaacagctcCTTCAAGAGCTGCTTGTAAGAGACTCATGAATTTTCCATGATCAATTCCCCCATGAACTGTTAAGCTCAAATGTGGTTTTTGGCTGAATTTATGTAACAGACTGACATCATCTCTCCCCCAAAGTGACCTGAGGCACAGCAGATTTCAGGGGCAGAAGGCCTTCACCCAGCcaaaggcagccaggagagctctcctgccctgcagctgccccagccaggacagccctgggagctgggcactAACAGGGCCAGGCTGTAAGACCTGCCCCCGTTTGTAAAAGGCAGTTTGGATATCCCATCTGCTTTGGAAAAGCAGAGCCAGTGAGGGAGTTACATGCAGGCAAAGTTTCCTTTATCttatctaaaaaaataaatttaaaaaaaagaaaaaaaaagaaaaagaaagaaatacttaaaaaaagaaaaataaaattaaaaaaaattaaatcaaacccaaataaaaataaaacaacaattaaaaataagaaataaaataaaaatagaaattaataaaaataaaaaaataaaatcaaacccaaataaaaataaaataaaataacaattaaaaataagaaataaaacaaaaatagaaattaatataataaaattttaaaataaaaaaatattaaaaaataaaaataaaatattaaaatatgtttaaataaaaatattaaaataaaataatttttaaattaaaaaataaaataaaaagcaaattttaaaaattaaaaataaaataaaataaagataaaaaatgaaataaaataaagataaaaataaaagaaaataaaataaagataaaaataaaagaaaataaagataaaaaatgaaataaagataaaaataaaagaaaataaaataaagataaaaagaaaataaaataaagataaaaaatgaaataaagataaaaataaaataaaataaagataaaaaatgaaataaagataaaaataaaataaaataaagataaaaaatgaaataaagataaaaataaaataaaaaaaataaagataaaaataaaataaaataaagataaaaaataaaataaaacaaagataaaaaataaaataaaataacactataaaacaaaataaaacaaaacaacaattaaaaagaaaagatcaatTGATATAAAATAATGCTGcacaataaaataaagcagaacaAGCCAAGCCAGGCCagtgcagccaggctgccccacCTTGGTGCTGGCCACGCCGATCTCGGGCCCCGCGTTGATGTGCACGCCGCAGTCGGTCTCGCGGGAGATGGAGCTGCCCACGGTGTTGGTGATGCCCACGGTCAGGGCTCCCCTCTCCTTGCAGTAGCGCAGGCACATCAGCGTGTCTGCAGTCTCCCCTGGGGTGGGGaacacggggggacacggggggacacggggggggacacggggggggacacgggggggacacgggggggacacgggggggacacgggggggacacggcgatgggagctcagtgctgctgccgccgccccTGGGAAATGCCCacctccccaggggctgctgctccccgcCCAGAGggggtgcccagcccctgcacacccatgccagccctggccagggcagtgccacccaGCAAACACAGCAGTGGTTCACACAAGGCTGTCCCCCTTGAACCAAAAACAACTTTATTCGTTTTCCTGGTTAATGAAAACTCATCTGGGCCAGGCCCCTGCGCTGCCCAGGGTGGATCCCTGGAGGCCTTTCAATGAATCCCTGCTTTATCCTGGAACTCTGCTCGGGGCCAGCCTTGCCAAGGCACCAAGAGCACCCGCCCAGGCCCCCCGAGAGGCACCAcgtgggccctgctgccccccagctctggcagggcaggggagcccAGGAGTACCTGACTGGCTGAGGAAGAAGCAGACATCATCCCTGAACACCGGGGTGTTCCTGTCCAGGAAGTCACTGGCCAGCTCCACCATGACAGGTAACTCAgtcagctcctccagcacctggcgggTCTGGCACGAGgggggcaggaaggcagggattACATCATGtttaaaaaagcacaaaaaagctTTCTAGCTGCCACACACGCTGGAAAATATTACTGTGACAATTAGTGCTGCATTAGGCTTTAATTACTCATATTGCCCACGCTCCAGTCACCACCAGCCCCCCTGAGAAGCAACCTTGCACCACCAccaactttatttttaataaaaattcacctgggcagggaggtATGGGGGGAAAGCTCATTGGCCTGTGGGACCAACTCCTCCCTCAAATGGAGATCTCTCTAAGTAAGTCTCACTGGTTACACAAACCTCCAAACAAATTCTGTAATGCAGGCTGTCCTGAGCGTGTCCCAGCCTGAGGAACCCAAACCCCAGCCTACATCCAGGCCCAGCTGGACCCCACctggcccctgcagcccctgcattTGTTCCTGCAATGTccctcccctggcagctcccctTTTTAACAGAGcagcttttgttttccaaagcctTCCAGAGCCATGGAAGTCACAGGAACCACTTCCCCAAGTTCAGCTTCAtcagttttatttcctgctgctgctgctgtgaactGAGCCTGGTGTTTGCAGCTTTCACACGGGTCCTCCTTCTTTCACCTGGGTGCACTTGCTTACTCCTAACCTGACTGAGGTTCAGAGCCAATCCCTGCCCTGAAATCAATCCTAATCTGCTTGGCACActcagggagagctcagagcctcctgcaggggctccaagggagctgcagagggacgtgggacaagggatggagaagCAGGAccaaggggaatggctttaaactgagaaaGGGCAGAGTGAGATGAGATTATTAGGGCAAAactcctccctgggagggtggggagccctggcacagggtgcccagagcagctgtggctgcccctggatgccaaggccaggctggacggggctgggagcagcctgggacagcgggaggtgtccctggggtgtccctgggggggttcccaggtgcctgcagcccagcccagcccctgctcgTGGCCCTGGGCCCAGCACTCACTGCCACTCCCGCGTGGTAGCTGGTGCCACAGGCGATGAGGATCAGACGCCGGCACCTCTGGATCTCCTTGATGTGATCCTTCAGCCCACCCAGGTTCACTGTGGGCGAGAGCAGAGAGCCACTcaggggggcagggaggagcagctcccaggatcACGTGTGCTAACAGAATGTCACCATCTCCACCACCAAATGTGCAAAAACCCATCACAAGTGGGacctggccagcagcacctggaacTCTGGAGGCACGGGACACACATCTCATCTCAGCCCAGCAAGgttcccagccctccctcccctgcagccaccctgggcagctgctggacACTCAGGGAGGGAGGCTCGAGCTCAATTACCTGTGTAGTCATCAAAGTTGACCCTTCCTCTCATGGTATTAACAACAGATTCTGGCTGCTCAAATATTTCCTTCTGCATGAATGAGCTGAAGTTACCTAAGAAGAAAGATAGAAAACAAATTAGAACACTTTACTTGCTTGGtaacttaaattttaaattacctCCTGCTAATTGCCATTTTTCCTGTGTATGCAGAGAAAAGCTTGGACCAGCCAAAGATtattaaactgattttctgcCAAAACACCAGCTCATGATGAGAGCTTGATTCGAGTTTCTGGAAGGAGTCAGTGAAGGGCAGATCCAGACTGGCAACTTTGTGAGGGATCAGTCTTGGCTAAAAACCAGATGTTTTCAAGCAGGAGGCAAAATCCTCAGCCCCACAACTCTCCTCATAAGGTGTCAATGACTAAGGGGAAGTCCCATGATGTGTGAgcacttttttccccatgaggatgacccagcaccagcccaggctgtggcacCTCTGGAGACGCTGCAGGCTCCCGTCCCCGCTcggggcaggggtggcacaggtgcctgcagccccaAGCTGAGGATTTTACCTTCAGGCAGGAGATGAAATCCTCATCCCCACAACTCTAGACTGGAGGGGAAGTGCCATGACATGTGAGCACTTCTttccccagcaccagcccaggctgtggcacCTCTGGAGACGCTCCGGGCTCCCGTCCCCGCTcggggcaggggtggcacagggtgactgcagccccagcaggcagggggCAGCTCTCACCCTTCATgatctgctgcagctccatctgCAGGGTCtgcacggcccggcccgggtGGTCGCCGGCCGTGCGCTTGACGCGGTGGATGGACAGACGGCCGTCCACCACGGCCGCCACGTCGTCGTCCTCCAGGAAGATGACGCGGTTGGTGTGCTCGATGACGGCgctgtggggacagcacagctcaACTCAGGACATCCTCGGGCTGTCCTGGACTGCccaagccctgccaggggctcagagaccccgGCCCAGAGCCCCAGACCCCCGGGACTCTGATTGCAGCGCGTGGAGCAAGCTCCCAACCTCGCATGAGGATCTGCAAGCCTCGAGAGTGGAAGCAGAATAATGGCTGGTTTGTcacggggtgaaaaatagattgtTGGGctttttagaatgggggctcaggggcaagatggaggaacgGCAGTATTTGTAAATTAATGGCCACGTGCACACAATTCACTTCATTCCCAAAGAAGCCCCAGCCTCCCCACGCCTTGTTCCTTCACACAGGATAGTTCTACACaccccagaggagctggaaaacCCTACCTGGCATCAGAGGCAAAGTAAtactccacagctttctcctccaCGGGGAAGAGGCAGGTGGTGCTGTCCACTCGGGACAGGTTGCAGCTCCCCTTCTTGTCCTTCCCTAGGAGACAGGAGGCTCAGGTGCTGCCCaggtgacagccctgggcacaggtgacacccagcagagcccccaaAGCACAGTACCAACATGAAGCACTATTTTCATGCCTGCAGGTGGGCACAgcaaaaggagcagcagcacttgtgCCCATCCTCAGCTGGCTTGCAAGAGTTTGATTGCTTATCAATAAATCTGCAAGTGTGTTACCAGTGCAGTCTGAAGTTTAGAGGaaagcatcaggaaaaaaatccaaattaaagTTTTGTGTGGCTCCACTGGCAGAGAATTCAAGGTGCTTTATGAGCAGCCACACTTCCCCATTAAACCTGCCTGTTATCAATTTAAGTTTCCCCCATTTCCTACCTGGTGAGCCCCCAGGaatggagcagcactgctctttCTTGGTCACCCTCAGCGCTGGGGCAATTCTTTGTGTGCCCACCCAGCTGCCCCGAGCACCACAGCTGGAACCCAAACCCATTTCTGTCTGGCTGAGCTCCCTGGCAGACACAGCTCAGGAAATCCAGGATTAGGAGCTCGGCCTGCTCCTGCCCTACCAGACACAGCCACCTGAGCCTGCTCAGGAAATCACACCTGTGCCCAtcagggggctgggggacacaggacTGAGAGCCAGCTTGGGAAAAACCTGTCCTCAAAGTTCAGCCTTTCTCCAGGGATCCTTCCTGGGCTACTCTGGAAATTCCCAACactgtctcctcctcctccacactGCTGCTCAGGGGAGAAGCTCATCAGGGATGCAGCTGAGGCACCCAACACCTactgctcagcaccagcctCCAGCAAAATGATTTGCCAGTCATTGTGCAGGgtatggggagggagggggtggATTAATCAGCTTATCTCCCAAAGTGGGACTATTGCTGAAGAGCAGCAACACTGGAGTTCCTCCATTCTACATTTACTGCACAATGCTGATGTTGTTTCACCTACTAGACACTGATCTGGTTCAGTGATGCAAGCAGAGCTCGTGGTGCTCTGGCTCCCACTCCTGCAGAtgaaaatgggaaggaaaaacacTGCTTTCATGTTGATACCCAGTGAGAAAGAACCACTCAGTGATTCAGAGCCTTCCAGTTCAGTTATCAAGTCAGTCAATGAGGAGAACAAGGCTGTGGAGTGGGACAGGACAGGCTGATTTGGTGTTGagaagggacagagcagagctgccagtggCCACTCCCCACCAGAAGCACCCAGACCTGATCAGAACATGCAAATTTGGGGTCTCAAAACAGAGCTTTTCCCTGCACTGGCTTCATTATGTGGCATTGCTTTCCTCCTGACAGCTTCTGCAGATGCAGGCACATCCTCCCCCTCCCAGAAAAGCTCTCCTGCCTCAGATGGGAGCTGCTCACCCCCCTGTGATGGGCTGGCCTCTAAAGCTCTTCAGGAGAGTAACAGATGGTTCCCCTGATAAATGCACAGGGAAGGAGGGCCCAGCTCAGGCCAAGCTGAGTGCAGcctccagaggctgcagctcagaCTCTCACCATGGTCAGGGGGAGGACAGGGCTCTGGCAACCCAAACTGCagcagggattttgggcagTGCTCGCACTAGGactggcagcagcctcctgctttagtggggtttatttttaaggtaattcactgcttccttctgcagccagagctgcaggaacactCAGTACAAGCTGCACTGTCATCAGTTTTTGCACATATGCTGAGCATTATGTCCCAATATTTGAAGTGGATGGGTGGATTTTCCTGTGTGCTGCTCGTGGTGTTTCTGACCAAGAAGGAATTTTGATTTTCCCACATGATTCACTGCACTACACGGAAAGCAACAGCCACATAATAAAAAGACAATGCATATTTATGATTCCTTTCCTAAGGAGCTGGAGGATTTGTCTGAAATTTCAAGTGTTAGCTTTTGTCTGGTGGGCACCTTCCTCCATTTTTATGGATATTCCATCAA is part of the Haemorhous mexicanus isolate bHaeMex1 chromosome 30, bHaeMex1.pri, whole genome shotgun sequence genome and encodes:
- the GFPT1 gene encoding glutamine--fructose-6-phosphate aminotransferase [isomerizing] 1 isoform X2, translated to MVPSWAGSGGTDSPLPHTGIFAYLNYHVPRTRREILETLIKGLQRLEYRGYDSAGVGLDGGNDKDWEANACKIHIIKQTGKVKALDEEVHKQQDMDLDIEFDVHLGIAHTRWATHGEPKPVNSHPQRSDRNNEFIVIHNGIITNYKDLQKFLESKGYEFESETDTESIVKLVKYMYDNRDSDDISFSTLVERVIQQLEGAFALVFKSVHYPGQAVGTRRGSPLLIGVRSEHKLSTDHIPILYRTAVQSMDHSFDGISIKMEEGKDKKGSCNLSRVDSTTCLFPVEEKAVEYYFASDASAVIEHTNRVIFLEDDDVAAVVDGRLSIHRVKRTAGDHPGRAVQTLQMELQQIMKGNFSSFMQKEIFEQPESVVNTMRGRVNFDDYTVNLGGLKDHIKEIQRCRRLILIACGTSYHAGVATRQVLEELTELPVMVELASDFLDRNTPVFRDDVCFFLSQSGETADTLMCLRYCKERGALTVGITNTVGSSISRETDCGVHINAGPEIGVASTKAYTSQFVSLVMFALMMCDDRISMQERRKEIMRGLKGLPDLIKEVLSMDDEIQKLATELYHQKSVLIMGRGYHYATCLEGALKIKEITYMHSEGILAGELKHGPLALVDKLMPVIMIIMRDHTYAKCQNALQQVIARQGRPVVICDKEDIETIKNNKRTIKVPHSVDCLQGILSVIPLQLLAFHLAVLRGYDVDRIAASRD